The sequence TGTCAGTGATGGTGCTGATTTGATGCCGCTGGGCGCTGCACCGAAAAATCCATCCTACGCGCTGGGTATTCTCGGCATGCCAGGCTTTACCGCCTATATGGGCTTGCTCGATATTGGTAAACCAAAAGAAGGTGAGACCCTTGTGGTGGCTGCGGCGACCGGCCCCGTTGGCGCTACAGTTGGGCAAATTGCTAAGTTAAAGGGTTGTCGTGTCGTGGGCGTTGCTGGCGGAATGGAAAAATGCCGCTATGCGGTGGACGTGCAAGGCTTTGATGTTTGCATTGACCACCATGCCGATGATTTTGCCCAGCAATTGGCTCAAGCCTGTCCGCAAGGCATCGATATTTACTATGAAAATGTCGGCGGTAAAGTATTTGATGCCGTGCTGCCATTGCTCAATACCTCTGCGCGTATTCCTGTGTGTGGTTTGATTGCAAACTACAATGCAACCGCTTTACAACCTGGCCCAGACCGCTTGGCACTACTGATGAGCACCATCTTGGTTAAACGTTTAACGGTAAAAGGTTTTATCATCTTTGATGATTATGCATCGCGTTACCCTGAGTTTAGTGCTGATATGCATAAATGGCTGGCCAATCAAGAAATCACCTACCGCGAAGACCTTGTGGTGGGCTTAGCCAGCGCACCACAAGCGTTTATTGGCTTATTACAGGGCAGTAACTTTGGTAAGTTAGTGATCCAAGTTGGGCCTGAAGAATTGTAATTATTTTGATGCTTGAACATTTTTTAGACTGCCCTCTCTATTTCATCCGCAGGGATTCGCATGCTTCCAGATACCTTCTTCAATCGCCCCGCACTCGAACTTGCTCCCGACTTGTTGGGCAAGGTGATTCGCTATTGTCACGAGGGTGTTTGGCTTAGCGTGCAGATTATTGAGACGGAAGCCTACATGCTGACCGACAAGGGCAGCCATGCTTCGCTCGGCTATACTGAGAAGCGCCAAGCGCTGTTTAAGGATGGCGGCACCATCTATATGTACTATTCACGCGGTGGTGATTCAGTGAATTTCAGCGCGAAAGGCCCAGGTAATGCGGTGTTGATTAAGTCGGGTTATCCGTATTTTGATGCGCTGTCGCCTGAGTCGACCTTGAGTATTTTGCAAGCCAATAATCCTGATCGCCAAGGCCAGCCTCGGCCGCTGCACAAGCTCTGTAGTGGGCAAACTTTGTTGTGCAAAAGCCTCGGCTTAAAAGTGCCTGATTGGGATAACCAAGATTTTGATGGGCAGCGGTTTTATGTTGAGGACTGCGGCATTCGCCCCAGTGAGATTATTCAAGCACGCCGTTTAGGCATTACTCAAGGGCGAGACGAGCACTTGCCTTATCGTTTTGTTGATGCTGATTACGTGAAGTATTGTACGAAAAACCCCTTACGCCGTGGCCAAGTTGAGGGGCAAGATTTCTGGCGCCTGACAGGCGATCAAGCGCCTGTTCTGGGTTAGCTTTTGCTTAAAACATGCGCAGCTAAGGTGCGGATCGAGCCCAGTTGCTGGCTGATTAACAGCAGCTGGGTTTGTAAAAACCGCAAGGTGTCATCCTCTTCTTCTGGCAAATCACGCAAGCGATAGGATTGTTGCTGCTCGGTATCGCTGTGCACGTCAATGGGCTCGCGTTTGATCAGCTGCTGAGCAATCTGTTCGAGGCTATCAGCCAGAAGCTGTGCTTCTTGATTGAGCAGCGGGTAAGTGGGTGCATGTGCTAATGTTTCGCGGTGCGCACCCAGCGCCGAGATATAGCTGAGCAAGGTATGTGAGAGCAGTAAAAAACGAAAACCTATATCGGCTTGGCGACGGAAGTGGCCAGGCTCTTTAAGCATATTGGTTAGCGTGCTGGACAGCGCAGCATCGGCG comes from Pseudomonas sp. C27(2019) and encodes:
- a CDS encoding NADP-dependent oxidoreductase; its protein translation is MNQTSQSNRRIVLASRPHGAPIPENFRLEEQAIPALVDGQVLLRTVYLSLDPYMRGRMSDGPSYAEPVAVDDVMVGAVVSRVVTSKHAKFAEGDWVLANTGWQDYAVSDGADLMPLGAAPKNPSYALGILGMPGFTAYMGLLDIGKPKEGETLVVAAATGPVGATVGQIAKLKGCRVVGVAGGMEKCRYAVDVQGFDVCIDHHADDFAQQLAQACPQGIDIYYENVGGKVFDAVLPLLNTSARIPVCGLIANYNATALQPGPDRLALLMSTILVKRLTVKGFIIFDDYASRYPEFSADMHKWLANQEITYREDLVVGLASAPQAFIGLLQGSNFGKLVIQVGPEEL
- a CDS encoding DNA-3-methyladenine glycosylase, with the protein product MLPDTFFNRPALELAPDLLGKVIRYCHEGVWLSVQIIETEAYMLTDKGSHASLGYTEKRQALFKDGGTIYMYYSRGGDSVNFSAKGPGNAVLIKSGYPYFDALSPESTLSILQANNPDRQGQPRPLHKLCSGQTLLCKSLGLKVPDWDNQDFDGQRFYVEDCGIRPSEIIQARRLGITQGRDEHLPYRFVDADYVKYCTKNPLRRGQVEGQDFWRLTGDQAPVLG